TAGGTATTTTATACTTTTTCTTAGCTGTAATAGCCGGAACAATTACTACAACATTAATATATGGTTTCTGAAAAGGAAAAAATGTTTTAGAAGAAGTAAATATTCCATTTGTAAAATCTTTTAGAAATAAAATTAATTTAAGAAAAGGAGCAAAAAATGGAAAATAGAAACGAAAAAATCAACAAAATAATTTTTTATGTTCTATTAGCATTTGTTGTAAGCTTTTTAATTATTGGAATTACTTTAGTAGCAATAGGAGTCGGCGATTATCAAACATTTGTAAAACAAACAATTGATCAGGCAAAAACTAAAGTTAATATTGTTGTATTTTTATATGGATTATTCTTTTTAGTTTTAACCTTTTTATTAGCAGTAGTAGAAGGACTATTAGCTAATTCTTTATTTAATAAAAAACTAAAATAATATACATATGAATAAAAATATCATTTTTTTAAAACCTTATTTTAAAAAAGTTATATGAGCTAATACAAATTTAAAAAAGCTTTATAATTTAAATGAAGATATTGGTGAAGCGTGATTAATATCCGCTATTGAAAATTGTGAATCAACAATAGTTGAAAGTGGTGAAAAATTTAGTGATTTTATAAAGAAAAACCCTGAATTTTTTAACTTAACTAAAGAAAGTGTTAAAAATTTTATATATCCAAATTTAACTAAATTTTTAGATGCAAAATTACCTTTAAGTATTCAAGTTCATCCTAATGATGAATATGCTAAAAAATTTAACTCGTTAGGAAAAAATGAATGCTGATTTGTATTAAAAAACAAAGGTAAACCTTTTATTCTAGGTTCTACTACAAAAGAAATAGAGGTTTTTAAATCAGTTATCAACACTAAAGAAACAGAAGAATATCTAAATAAAATTCAATTACAAGAGGGCGACTTTGTTTTTATAGAAGCTGGTTTAATTCATGGAATTCCCGAAAATACAATGGTATATGAATTACAACAATCTAGTGATATAACTTATCGTTTATATGATTATGACAGAAAAGATGCTTTAGGTAATAAAAGAGAAATTCATGTTAAAGAGTCTTTAGATACTATGAAATTGGACATAAAACCTGAAATTCAAAAACGGTTAAATGATAAAGGTTTTTACAACACAAAACAATTTAATTTAACTAAAATAGAATTAAATGGTAACTATCAAAAAATAAATACTTCAATGGCAAAACACTGTCTAGAAGTAGTTGTTTTTGAAGGTGAAGGACTTATTGATAAAAAACACTCTATAAAAAAAGGAGATGTATTTATCGTAAGTAAAAATACAAAAGAAATAGAAATAAGTGGAAACATTAAGCTTTTTTTAAACTATTTATAATATCAAAAATATCCTCTCTATTAATTTAGGGGATATTTTTTACAATTAAAATAATAAATAATTAAAAAATCAAAATATTATTATAAAATAAAATAATATGAATTATGATGCAAGTAGTTTAAAGGTTTTAAAAGGATTAGAAGGAGTTAGAAAACGTCCTGGAATGTATATAGGATCAACTGATGTAAATGGATTACATCATTTGGTTTGAGAAATAGTTGATAACGCTGTCGACGAAAGTTTAGCAGGATTTGCAACTAAGATCGAAGTAACGCTAAATATTGATGGCTCTATAACTGTTGAAGATGATGGTAGAGGTATTCCAATTGATAAACATGAAAGTGGCTTAACAGGTGTTGAATTAGTTTTTAGTGAATTACATGCCGGAGGAAAATTTTCAGAAGGAGCTTATAAAACTTCTGGAGGATTGCATGGTGTAGGATCATCTGTTGTTAATGCTTTATCTAAATGGTTAAAAGTTTCAGTTTTTAAAAACGGAAATGAATATTTTACTGAATTTGAAAATGGTGGTCAAATAAAAACCAACACTAAAATTATTTCTAAGAGCAATAAAAGAGGAACAAAAGTTCATTTTATGCCCGATTATGAAATTTTTAAAAAATCCAAATTTTCTTTTGAAACTATTAGTGAAAGACTAAGAGAATCTTCTTTTTTACTAAAAGGAATAGTTATCAAAATTACTGATAAAAACACTGACAAAAGTGAAGAATTTAAGCATGAAAATGGTATAAAAGCCTTTGTTGAGTTTATAAATGATTCTAAAGTTGTTATTAACAAAAATATTGCTACTTTTAGTGATAACAAAAACAAAATAGAAGTAGAATTCGGTTTTCAATATACAGAAAGTTTTTCCGAATCAATTATTTCATTTGTTAATAATGTAAAAACAAAAGATGGTGGAACACACGAAAGCGCAGCTAAAAGCGCATTTACAAAAGTTTTCAATGAGTTTGCACAAGAAAAAAACATTTTAAAAGGAAAAACAACAGCTTTTGATGGAATGGATATAAGAGAAGGATTAACTTTAATATTATCTTTAAAAGTTCCTGAATCAATATTAGAATTTGTTGGGCAAACAAAAGATAAGTTAGGGACACCTGAAGCAAAAAATGTTGTTGAGGAAGTTGTCTCAAGAGAGCTTAAGTTTTGAATAAACGAAAACAAAGAAGAAAGTTTAAAAATACTAGAAAAAATTAAAAAGTCTTTTGATGCAAGAAATGCCGCTAGGTTAGCAAGAGCTGAAGTGAGAAAAACAAAAGATGCCTTAAGCGAGAAAAAAATTCTTTCAGGTAAATTAACTCCTGCTCAAAGCAAAAAAGTTGAAGAAAAAGAATTGTTTTTAGTCGAAGGAGACTCAGCGGGTGGTAGTGCCAAATTAGGTAGAGATAGAAAAACACAAGCAATTTTACCTTTAAGAGGAAAAGTTATAAATGCTGAAAAATCTAAATTATTAGAAATACTTAAAAACGAAGAAATAGCTACACTAATAAACACTATTGGAGCAGGTGTTGGTAACGATTTTAATATAAAAAATGCACAATATGGAAAAATTATCATAATGACCGATGCCGATACAGATGGTGCGCATATTCAAATCTTACTACTAACTTTCTTATTTAGATATATGAAGCCTTTAATTGAATATGGAAGAGTTTATATAGCTCAACCTCCTTTATATAAAATAAGTCAAAAAAATAAAAATAAAATTGAATATGCTTGAACTGATGAAGAATTAAGGGATATTGTAAAAAACAAAAGCAGTTTTGACATCCAAAGATATAAAGGATTAGGGGAAATGAACGCTGATCAATTATGAGAAACTACTATGGATCCAGAAACTAGAACATTAATTAAAGTTTCAATAGAGGATATAGCTATTGTTGAAAGAAGAGTCTCAATTTTAATGGGTGACAAAGTTGAATTAAGAAAAGAATGAATAAATAAAAATGTAGATTTTTCATTAGAAGATGATTTTCAAATCAATAAATCAAATAACATAGGAGAAAATAGCGATTATGAAAAATAAAGAAATATTTCTTGCTAAATCTTTAGATGCTATTTTGTCTGATAGATTTGGAAGATATTCTAAATACATAATTCAACAAAGAGCACTACCTGATGCTAG
This genomic interval from Mesomycoplasma molare contains the following:
- a CDS encoding type I phosphomannose isomerase catalytic subunit — encoded protein: MNKNIIFLKPYFKKVIWANTNLKKLYNLNEDIGEAWLISAIENCESTIVESGEKFSDFIKKNPEFFNLTKESVKNFIYPNLTKFLDAKLPLSIQVHPNDEYAKKFNSLGKNECWFVLKNKGKPFILGSTTKEIEVFKSVINTKETEEYLNKIQLQEGDFVFIEAGLIHGIPENTMVYELQQSSDITYRLYDYDRKDALGNKREIHVKESLDTMKLDIKPEIQKRLNDKGFYNTKQFNLTKIELNGNYQKINTSMAKHCLEVVVFEGEGLIDKKHSIKKGDVFIVSKNTKEIEISGNIKLFLNYL
- the parE gene encoding DNA topoisomerase IV subunit B encodes the protein MNYDASSLKVLKGLEGVRKRPGMYIGSTDVNGLHHLVWEIVDNAVDESLAGFATKIEVTLNIDGSITVEDDGRGIPIDKHESGLTGVELVFSELHAGGKFSEGAYKTSGGLHGVGSSVVNALSKWLKVSVFKNGNEYFTEFENGGQIKTNTKIISKSNKRGTKVHFMPDYEIFKKSKFSFETISERLRESSFLLKGIVIKITDKNTDKSEEFKHENGIKAFVEFINDSKVVINKNIATFSDNKNKIEVEFGFQYTESFSESIISFVNNVKTKDGGTHESAAKSAFTKVFNEFAQEKNILKGKTTAFDGMDIREGLTLILSLKVPESILEFVGQTKDKLGTPEAKNVVEEVVSRELKFWINENKEESLKILEKIKKSFDARNAARLARAEVRKTKDALSEKKILSGKLTPAQSKKVEEKELFLVEGDSAGGSAKLGRDRKTQAILPLRGKVINAEKSKLLEILKNEEIATLINTIGAGVGNDFNIKNAQYGKIIIMTDADTDGAHIQILLLTFLFRYMKPLIEYGRVYIAQPPLYKISQKNKNKIEYAWTDEELRDIVKNKSSFDIQRYKGLGEMNADQLWETTMDPETRTLIKVSIEDIAIVERRVSILMGDKVELRKEWINKNVDFSLEDDFQINKSNNIGENSDYEK